The segment CTTTCCACCCTGGCAGCAGATGCTGTCTGGGACTCCATCTCCTTGGGCGCACAGCCTCCCCAAGCCCCCAAACAGATCAGCAGAATCGCCCAGATCAACCCTTGGCACTTGTGTAAGAGAGCTTTCACCTGAAATCTTCCCCTCCCACTGAGCCTAAATTGGGTTCTTAACACGGCTACCATGGATCTGTCAATGACAGAGATCCGCCTTTTGCCCTTGGCAAATCGGCTTGTGAACTTTACTGAACCACCAATGACCCATACCTAAATCACTCTTGCCATCCAGATGTGGGCTCGAAGATGATCCTCCCAGGCAATGGCAAGACTAAGAAGTTCCCAGCCCTGCAACTGGCTCACCTTGATCATGGATGGATTTGGGCCTGGCCCTTCAGGATCAGTAAGTGATGCCAGCTGACTTCAGCATATCCTGGAGTACACCTATTTGTTCTGGAATGCATCATGATTTCCCCATGGGATCCTAGGCCCGGAAATGGCAAAGGCACCAGGGGTTTGGGCAGTAGCTCCCAGGGTCACCCATCCTGGGAAACAATTTGGATTAAAAAAGAAATCTTCTCGTGTGAACGTTCAACAGGAGCCCCAGAGCCATCATGGAGGTAACCAAGGAGGAACCCCCATAGCTTATGAATGGAAGGGCTATTCCCACCACCGGTAGCAACCCTAGGGTCATGGCCACATTCATGAACACTGGCCAGAAAAAGAAGGCCACCACTCCCAGGGCTATGAGCCGGGCCACGGGGTCTGTTGCCCTGGAGGCCACGCTCAAACAGTAGAAAATCAAAAGCAGAAAAGCCCCCAGCAACAGTACGCAACCCACAAACCCCCACTCTTCTGCCCAGACCGAAAAGGCAAAATCCGTATGATGCTCTGGTAAAAAATGTAACTGGCTCTGCGTCCCTTGGAGGTAGCCCTTCCCCAACAACCCACCCGAGCCCACAGCTATCTTGGACTGAGTCACGTGGTAGCCGGCACCCAGGGGATCCTGCTGAGGGTTTAAGTAAATGATAATTCTCTTTTTTTGGTAATCTGCCAACATCCTCCAGCCCATGGGAAGGCAAAGTAAACCCACACCCACCACCTTAAGCAATGATCTGATTCTTAGCCCTGCCATTATCATCATGCTCACCGATATGAGCATCACCAGAATCGTGCTGCCCAAGTCCGGCTCCAAGACCACAAGCAGGGCCACCAGCGCAACGGCGGCAGAAGGCTTCATCACGTCTCTCAAGGTGTAGTAGCCTTGAACAGGTTGATTGGCTTGGAAATGGCGAGCTATTGCCAGAAGAAGGGCCCACTTGGCAAGCTCTGATGGCTGAATTGCTATGGGTCCTAAGTTAAGCCATCTTTGAGAACCTGAGGTCACCTTTCCTATCACCAAGACCGCCACAAGCAAAACCACACAAACCCCATAAATTATCCATGCGTAATCCAGCCACCTGCGGTAATCAATCACAGTGACCAATGCCCCCAGCACCATGCCAATTCCAAAAAAGATCCCCTGCCTCATGTAGATGGGCAATCTGGACCAGGTCTCCGCCCCAGCAGCAGCGCTGTACAGGCTCACGATCCCCACTGAACCCAAGAAGGTCACAAGCACCAACAAAGGCCAAGCATCTCTTAGAAACCTGTTAGTTCTAAGAACTTCCCCGCCCATCTCCAGACCTCTTCATATCCAAGAACGCCTGAATCACCCTTTGGGCTATGGGTGCTGCCTCCATCCCACCCAACCCCCCGTGTTCGACCACAACCACAACCGCGATCTTAGGCTCCTCCACAGGGGCGAAGCATACGAACCAGGCATGATCCCTGTGCCTGTAGGGCACAGCCACCTTTCGCTCCCTCATTCTTTCGCTCATGCGCACCACCTGGGCTGTTCCGGTCTTGCCCGCCACATCGACTCCGGGAACCTTAGCCCTTTGCCCAGTTCCCCTGGGGTCCTGTACGACCCCTCTTAGGGCCTCTTTGAGAAGCCGCAGTGTGGATGAGCTGGCCGGAACTCGCCCTTGGGAACGGGGTTCCAGAGAAGCCAAAACTCGTCCGTCAGGACCCACCACTCTCTCTACGATCTGGGGGATCATCACCTCCCCTCCGTTTGCCACTGCGCTGATCATCACGAACTGTTGAATGGGGGTGACCAGATCATATCCCTGTCCAATGGCTGCCACAACGGTCTCTCCGGCATGCCATGGTGTTCCGAATCTTTTTTTCTTCCAGGCGCTTGTAGGAATCAGGCCTGGTTTTTCCTGATCCGGATCAAACCCTGTGGGGGATCCCAGCCCAAACCCCTTGGCGTACCTGGCCAGACGATCCACCCCCAGGAGGTGACCCAAGTGGTAAAAATAAACGTCACAGGATTGAATGAGTGCCTCTCTGAACCTTATCCATCCATGGCCTTCTTTTTTCATACACCGGTAATCCCGGTTGCCCACTGTGTAATGGCCCGGACAATATATGGGAGTATCTTTGGTTATGATCCCTTCTTCCAAGGCCGCCACAGCTGTAACGATCTTGTACGTGGACCCTGGAGGATATTGAGCCATGAGAGCTCGGTTGGTCAAAGGGTGATCCCTTGACTCGGTCAGGCTCTTCCAGGTTTCAGCAGAGATACCCTCTGAAAATAGATTGGGATCAAAAGACGGATGAGAGACCATCGCAAGAATGGCTCCTGTCTTTGGATCTCCTGCCACCACAGCACCCGTCCTGTCCCCCAAAGCCTCCTCTGCCACCTCCTGCAGACGCATGTCCAGGGTCAAGACCACATCCGCTCCTGGTTCAAAGGAGACTTCCTGAAGGACTCCCAGGTGACGCCCCTTGGCATCCACCTCTACCTGAATCCCGCCGTCTCTTCCCCTTAGATAAGGCTCCAGGGTTTTCTCCACCCCGGAACGTCCCACCCGGTCTCCTACCCTATAGCCCTTCCCCCTCCAGGCTTTAAGGAGTTCTTCAGGTATTTCACCCACATAGCCCAACACATGGGCCGCTTTTCGGCCTTCAGGGTAATGACGCCTGGGTTCCACCTCCACCCAGATTCCCGGCAGATCCAGCCTGTTTGTCTCCACCCAGGCAACTTCCTCCCATCGAAGGCCTTCCCTGAGCACCATAGAGCGAAAGGGGTTCTTTTTGCGGGCCTGCTTCACCAAAGAGACTGCATTGTGGCTGTCCAGTTGGACTCCCCTGGCAAGCCTCTCCATGACGGAAGAGGGATCCTCCACCTCGGCCGGCACAACCATCAGATTAAAAGAAGCCCTGTTATCGGCAATTACCTGGCCGTTCTTGTCCATCACTATTCCACGTGGAAACGGAATTTTTCTGAGCCTGATTCGGTTTTTTTCGGACAGCCTCTCGAAGGTCTCCCCTTCCAGGATCTGAAGCTGCCAAAGGCGAAGAAAAAGAACCAGGAACACTCCAATGATCACGATCGTGGCCCACTGTATATGCTTTCTTGAAGGAGGCAGTTTTTCTTGCTGATCCTCCTCCCATTTAAGACTCTTCATGGCCTTGCACCCGTTTAGCTTGCCTTGGTCACGATTAACCAATGGGCTGGATTACTACACAATATCAGAGGACCAATTGATCTGTGCTCCAATGCACTTGGGTTTTCCCTCTCGGATTCGCCAGGCTTTAAACCCAAGAATCGCCTAATTCAGGCCTGGGGGGCCAGCCCCCAGCCTCACAGGCGTCAAAGAGTAATATGAATTTGTCTAAGATCTTCTGTGTCGGTTCTTTCCAAAGCTGGTCCTAATAAACTCATGGGTAGTACCGCACAGCCAAACTATGCCCGGGCCCAAAGTTCCCAGTACACCTGCCTGGAGCAGCAGTTGCGTGGGATGTACATCTTCCAACCAAGGCCCTCCTTCCACCAAAGCCCCTATGCTCAACAATAGAAGGCCATGAAAAAAACCAAAAGGACCAGCCATCAAACCCAATGCCCATGATCCTCTCAGCAACAAGCCCCGACGCATCCAATGCCCGGCAAGACAAAGCAGGAGCATTACCAAAGGACCGACTCCCTTGGCGCCTCCACCATATAGATCAGAGGCGTATCCTAGGAAAAAGGCCAGGATCAATCCCTGAATCCGCTCCAGGCGAAAGGAAGCAAACAAGACCAAGGGTAACACCAAAGGGGCTCTGAGGAAAGAAAGGCCCAGGTATCTGAAAGCAGTAGTTTGCAGGGCCAACAAGATCAGACCTACAAGAAAAAGGGCCACTACGTTCATCGGGCACCTTTCTTGACCTGTCCTGTCTGAGGTTTCTCCCCGGCCTCGCTGGGCATCTCCTGGGGTTCTTTCTTCAGAATCACCATTACCTCCTCCAAACGTTGAAAGTCTACCTTGGGAGACACCTCCACCCTCTGGAAAAGGCCGTGTCCCTCCTTCCACACCTCGGCCACATTTCCCACTAACAATCCCTTGGGATATATTCCCCCCAGCCCTGAAGTTATGACCCTCTCACCTTTCTGCACGGTTTCGCTTCTGGGCACATACTTGAGCAGGCAGACATCCTGCCGGCCTACCCCCTCCAGAACAGCCCTTGTGCGACTCTCCTGCAAGAGCACGTCAACTGCACTGTTTCTGTCTGTTATCAGCAAGACCTTGGCTGTGCGATGAGCTGCTTCCACCACATGGCCCACCAGACCCTCCCTGGCCACCACCGGCATTGACCGCTCCACACCATCTTTGGTACCTCTGTCAATCAGCAAAGTGTGGAACCACCCACTGGAATCCTCCCCTATGACCCTGGAGACCACGCTTGGCAATTTCATGGAACTCTGGAAATTCAGAAGGTTCTCCAGTCTTTCTTTGGAGGCCCTAATTTCCCGGCATTCGGCCATTTCTTGTTCAAGCTCCTGGATCCTGGCCACAAGGCGTCGGTTTTCCTTTTGAGCATGCACCAGCGCCAGATAATCCTCCCAGATGGAGCGCAGTCCCGACAAAACATGTGCCAGCCCAGACTGAACGGGCCGAACCAGTGCATATATTGCTCTCTCAAACAGACTCAGGCTGCCCGGGTCACGGCGATGAGAAGAGATGATGGCCAAGGCCGTCACCATCAGGGCCAGGGTTACCCACAGGGTAGGGTGTTTTCTCCACCACATCTGGTTGCCTGCCGGCTGCGGCGAACTGAGGGGTCATTCACGCGAGAGAACTTCCCGATACAGACGCAAGTCGTCCAGTGCTTTGCCAGAGCCCAAAACCACTGTAGTGAGGGGATTGTCCGCCACGGTAACCGGTAGCTCGGTTTCCTCCCTCAACAAAACATCCAGATTTTTCAGCTGAGCCCCGCCCCCTGTGAGAACTATGCCTCGGTCCACTATGTCTGCAGCCAGCTCTGGAGGCGTCTGCTCCAACACAACCTTCACGGTTTCCACAATGGCGTTGAGAGGTTCAGCTATGGCCATTCGGATTTCCTCGGACCCTATGGTGAGGGTCTTGGGGATTCCGGCTACCAGATCCCTTCCTTTCACCTCGATAGTGGTTTCTTGCTCAAGGGGATAAGCAGAGGCAATGGTCATCTTAATGGCCTCGGAAGTGCTCTCTCCTATCAAAAGGTTGTACTTGCGTTTGATATATTGTATGATGGCTTGATCCATTTTGTCCCCTGCCACCCTTACGGATCTGGCAAAGACGATCCCTGACAGAGAGATCACGGCCACTTCTGTTGTGCCCCCTCCCATGTCCACAATCATGTTACAGGTGGGTTCTGTTATGGGAAGTCCTGCTCCAATGGCCGCAGCAATGGGCTCCTCGATCACATAGACTTCACGTGCCCCTGCTGATTGGGCAGACTCCCTCACCGCCCTTTTCTCCACCTGTGTGCAACCCGAAGGCACGCAAATTATTATCCTGGGCCTCACCAGACTGCTTCTGTTGTGAACCTTGGTTATGAAGTGCCGGAGCATTATCTCCGTGACCTCAAAGTCCGCAATTACCCCGTCCTTCATGGGTCTTATTGCTTCTATCTCCTCTGGTGTCCTACCGAGCATTTTCTTGGCTTCTTCACCCACTGCCACAACACGACGCACGCCCCTTACGTCCCTGCGCACTGCCACAACAGAGGGTTCGATGAGCACTATGCCCTTCCCCTTGACATAGACCTTGGTGTTTGCAGTGCCAAGGTCAATGGCCATGTCATTGGAAAAAAGGCCGAAGATGAAATCCAACATTCTCTCTTTCCTTTGAGCAAATGAGATGTTGCGGGTGGAATGACCCGCCTTGACCCTTTCCGGAACCGGCACAGAATAACAGAGATCTTGATTCCATTCAAGGATCCAACTGGGGCCACCCTGAAGGCTTGCCAGGGGGCCACAGGCTATGGTATTACCAGAGCGCATTCGGAGACATTGTATGGGGGGTGTGTGGAGTGGAACCAAGGACTTTACCCGAGTTATTTCTTGCGGCTGTTGACAGATGGGGAGACCGGGTGGCCCTCCGCAAGAAAGAGCTGGGCCTGTGGAGGGACATCTCCTGGAACCAATATGCCCAACGGGTTCGCCAGGTGGCATGTGGACTAGCGGCTCTGGGGTTGGGGAAGGGGGAATGTGCGGCTGTCATCGGGGAGAACTGCCCTGAGTGGGTGTTTTCAGATCTGGGAATAATCTGTGCTGGTGGGATAACTGTAGGCATCTACACCACCAATGCTGCGGCCCAATGCGAATACATAGTGCAGAATTGCGAGGCACGATTCTACTTTGCAGAAAATGAGGAACAATTGGACAAGGTCCTCTCCTTCAGGGAAAGGACCCCCTTTCTGAAAAAGATAATCGTCTGGGATATGGAAGGGCTTCACCACTTCAGGGATCCCATGGTCATAAGTTTTCAAGAGCTCCTGGATTTGGGAAAAAAGGCAGATGCTGATGATCCAGAGCTTTTCATGAATCGGGTGCGATCAATAGAGCCTGATGACCTAGCTGTGCTGATTTATACTTCAGGCACCACAGGCCCACCCAAAGGGGCCATGTTGACCCACCGTAATTTGGTGTGGATGAGCCAGGCAATGCCCGCGGCCAATCCCATTTCTGAAAAGGACGAATTTCTCTCCTTTCTGCCCCTGTGCCACATCTTCGAACAGCTTTTCACGGTGCTGGGAAATATAAGATTTGGGGCCGTGGTGAACTTCATTGAAAACACAGATACCGTCACGGACAACATGAGGGAGGTTTCCCCCACAGTAGCCTATGCTGTTCCCAGAATCTGGGAAAAATATTATTCCACTGTGATGATACGCATGTCTGATGCCACTTGGTTCAAGAGACAGGCTTTTAAAGCGGCCATGGGTATTGGCCTGAAGCATGCCCGTTTGAAGCTCTCGTACAAGGACATACCCCTGTCTCTGAGGCTAGCTTACAGACTTGCCTATCTGGCCGTTTTCAGGAAGTTGAAGGAAAGGCTGGGTTTTGATCGGGTTCGGGTGGCCTTCAGTGGAGCTGCTCCCATTTCGCCTGACATCTTGGTCTTTTTCCACGCCTTGGGAGTCCCCCTCAGGGAGGGATACGGTCAGACCGAGGGCACAGGGGTGACCACTGTGGCCCATGGCGACAAGATCAAGTTAGGCACAGTGGGGCAGCCACTGCCCGGCTGTGAGGTCAAGTTGGCTCCTGATGGGGAAATACTGGTGAAAAGCCCGGGGGTCTTTAAGGGCTATTATAAGAATCCCGAGGCCACTGAAGAGACGCTCAGAGATGGATGGCTCCACTCGGGCGATGTGGGAGAAATAGACGAGAACGGTTTCCTGAGGATAACCGATAGGAAAAAAGACTTGATCATAACTGCAGGAGGCAAGAACATAGCGCCTCAATACATAGAGAACCAGCTCAAGTTCAGTCCATACATAAATGATGCGGTGGTCATAGGAGACCGAAGGAAATATCTGACATGTCTCATTGTCATAGATGAAGAAAATGTCGTTAAGTATGCACAAGACCACAAGATACCATTTACCACTTACGAGAGTCTGACCCGCAACGAGGAGATCATAAATCTCATACAGGGTGAGGTGGATAAGGTCAACAACGGGCTCTCCCGCGTGGAACAAATCAAGAAGTTCACCATCTTGCCCAAAAAGCTTTACGAGGAGGACGGGGAGGTGACCCCAACAATGAAGGTAAAACGAAGATACATAAACGAGGCTTTCAAGGACTTGATCGAAGCCATGTATCGGGGAGGCTGAGTTGGGTTACCTCCACCTCTTTTTCCTTTTCCAGCGCTGATAACCCTTTGCGGACTGCTCTGAGCGGATCCCGAGGTAGAATTCCCTGACGTCTTGGTCCTGCATGAGCACATCAGGGGTGTTGGCCAAGACGATTCGTCCGTTTTCCAGCACAAAGCCGAAATGTGCGATGCGTAAGGCCATGCGGGCATTCTGCTCTACCAGCAGGATGGTTATACCCTCCTGGTTCAGTTCCTGAATTATGCGAAAGATCTCCCTGACAAGTATGGGTGATAGCCCCAAGGAGGGTTCATCCAGCATGAGGAGTTTGGGTCTTGCCATCAGGGCCCTGCCTATGGCCAGCATCTGTTGTTCCCCTCCGCTCAAGGTACCTGCCCATTGGGTTCTCCTTGAGGCCAGTATGGGAAAGTGATGAAGAACTCTCTGATAATCTTCCTTGATCTGGGCCCTGTCCGTGCGGCTGTATGCTCCCATGCGCAGGTTTTCATCTACGGAGAGTTCAGGGAACACCTCTCTTCCCTCTGGCACATAAGAAATGCCCATGCGCACTATCCGTTCCGCATCCTTGCCGTCTATGCGCTTGCCTGCAAACTCAATGGTGCCCTTATCTGGTTGGTCTTCCAGAAGTCCCATGATGGTCTTGAGAATCGTGGTCTTCCCGGCCCCGTTGGGTCCGAGAATGGCTGCTATTTGGGCCTCCCGCACCTCCATGGATACTCCTCGTATGGCCAGGATAGGCCCGTAATAGGTCTCTATGTTTTTAACCTTCAGCATGAGGCTCTTCCTCTCCCAAATAGGCCTTGAGCACCTCCGGATCTTTTTGTATCTCTTCAGGCTTCCCCTCTGCTATGACCCTGCCGTAATTCAAAGCCAGGATCCTGTCAGAGATGTCCATTATGAGATTCATGTCATGTTCTACCAGCAAAATGGTGACCCCATAGAGATCCCTCACGTCCCGGATCCAGAACATGAGATCCCCTTTCTCCTCCACATTCATCCCAGCTGAAGGCTCGTCCAACAGCAAGAGCTTGGGCTCCATGGCCAATGCCCTTGCCAGCTCAACACGTTTCTGTATTCCGTAGGGCAGGCTGGCTACAGGCCTGTTCCTGGCAGACTGGAGATCCAGAAAATCTATGATCCTCTCCACGTAGGCCCTGTGAGCCACCTCCTCCCGTGCAGCTCTGGACCCCCTCCAAAGCATGGTTGCTCCGGCCCATACCCCTGTTTTCATATGCACGTGACGTCCCAGCATCAGATTGTCCAGGGTCGACATATGGGAGAAAAGCTCTATGTTTTGAAAAGTGCGGGCTATCCCAAGCCTGGCTATCCGATGGGGGCTCAGACCCGTGATGTCCTCTGCGGCCAGGGTTATCTTTCCGGAATCAGGTTTGTAAAGGCCGCTGATGCAGTTGAAGATCGTGGTCTTGCCGGCTCCATTGGGGCCTATTATGGAAAATATGGAGCCTTCCTCCACCGAGAAGCTCACCCTATCCAGAGCTCTTACACCGCCGAAAGACAGCGTCAACTTTTCTACTTGCAGATAGGACATTTCGCTACCGCCATGCTGGTGAGGAGGACCAGGCGCCCTCCTCACCAGTTTCTGATTTACTTGCTTATGGTGATCCAGTCAGTGAGCAACTCCAGGTTTCCGTCGTCTTTCACCTTGGCTATTTTTATGCTCTTGGCTCCCAGGTGATCCGTGGAGGTATAGGTAAGGGGAGGACCTATGCCCTTCCACTCCTTGAGGGTTTCTAAGGCAGATATCAAACCTTCCGTGGTCAAGTTCCTGCCAGCCCTCTTGAGACCTTCCACCAGCGGCTCTGCCCATATGATTCCGGCGTAATAAAAAGTACCCCAACGCTCTTTGGGAGCGTATTTCTGCCAGGCCTGTCTGTACTTGACCATCAGAGGATGATCGGAATCAGGAAGTTCACCAAAGCTTGCGACTATGACCCCCTTCCAAAGCCCCTTTGTCACCTCGTACATGAGAGGCGCATCTGAAAGGGTACTGCTGGATATCCACTGGGGGGCAAAACCTATCTTGGCAGCCTCTCCCAATATGATGGCAGCATGCTTGGGAAGCAGATACATTATTACCGTGTCAGCCCCAGATTCTTTTAGCTTGAGAGCATGGGAGCTCAGATCAGTATCAGGCACTTCCACCGAGACTTTGGCAGCCAGCTCCATGCCTTTTTCCTTCATGTATTTTTCAACGCCTTCCAGGCCGTCTTTGCCATAATCGTCATTTTGGTAAAAAACAGCAATTTTCTTCTTACCCATCTTTTCTACGGCAAACTGTGTGAGTAAGTAAGCTTCGTCCACGTACAGAGGATAGACAGCAAATATGTACTTCTGAAATGGTCTTGACCAATGTTTGTTCCCAGTAGATGGAGAAACCCACACAACCTTGTTCTCGCTCAGGTCGTCCCTCACAGCCATCCCCGGGGCGGTTCCCACGCCCCCCACCACTGCAAAGACCCCGATCTGATTTATAAATTCCTTGCCTATGGCCTTTGTTTTGGCCGGATTGTAAGCGTCGTCACGAAGATAGTACTCTATCTTGCGACCGTGTATTCCTCCCTCATCATTGATGAGTTTGAAATAAAGATCAGTTCCCCTGGCCACGGCTCCCCAGGCAGCCGCAGGGCCTGTCTGGGGTCCCCACTGCCCTATCTTGATTGCCTTGTCCGTGACCCCTCTTACCTTCTCGGCAGCCCCAGCCAAACCAACCATCCAGCAAACTACCAGTAGAATCCCACAAATCATGATCATTTTGCGTCTCATGCCGGTGCCCCTCCCTTCCACTGTGGATTCAAAAACCTCTCAGGCAAAAAGCTTCCAGCTGTCTTTGGTGACCTAGGCCAGTGTTCCACCTCCTTTCAGCCTCGCAGAGCTCAAACCTTCTTGACATAGTGACGGGCCAGAAGACCGCTTGGCCTCACACACAGCACCAAAACGATGATGGCAAAAGCCACCACAGACTTAAACTCCAATGACACGTAGCCTCCAAAGAGGTTCTCTATTATCCCCACCATCTCGGCTCCCAGAACTGCACCCGGCAGGCTGGTCATGCCTCCCATCACTGCTCCGGCAAAGGCCTTCATCATGGGATCCATCATCATGTTTACGTCCAAGGGATAGGTGGAAGCAATCAAGATCCCAGCCACTGTGCCTATGAGAGAGCTCAGGGCCCAGGTAAAGGAGAGTATCCTCTTGGTTCTTATCCCCATGATCCTGGCAGCCATCTGATTCTGTTGTGTGGCTTTCATGGCCACTCCCAGCTTGGTATACCTGAAAAACACAAAAAGAAGCCCCATGATCAACAGGGCTATGAAAAAAATCCAGACACTGATTTTGCTCACAGCCACTGTGCCTAACTGGTACACCTCTATGTTGGAAATGGGAAAGGGAAGGGCCCTTTGATCAGGCCCCCATTTCCAGCCGGCCAGTCCGTAAAGAATCATCTCAAAACCCAAGGTTATCACTATTAGGCCCAACACCGTGGGGTCCTTGGCCGGTCTCAGGAACAAAAACTCCACCGCGATGCCCAGCGCCATAGCAAAGCCAAGGGTGATCACCACTGCCCACCCAAAGGGCACAGCTTGTTCTGTCAGCAGGTTGAAGGCCACAAAGGTGGAAAGCATGGCCATCTCCCCCTGGGCAAAGTTCAAGACCTCGGAGGTCTTATATATGATGACCATGGCCAAGGCTATGAGTGCGTAGCAAGCCCCTATGGCCAGTCCGCCAACTATTAACTGGGACAACATCTTCACTCGCCTCCGCTATGACCTGTCTGGTATTTTCAAAAAGGCCAGGTGCGCCAATAACGTTTGGTCCTAATCCAAAAACCGTACATTCCCAGAGGCTCGAACATCACTATCAAGACCATGATCAAGCCAATGATGATGTTCTGGAGGTTGGCCATTCCTCCTACGTTGAACCATCGCTCCGATATCTCCACTATCCATGGTCCCACCAGCCACATGTCCTGGACCGAGGAGAGCCGTATCTGCAGGTACGTCAGAAGCATGGCCCCAGCAATGGATCCTGGGATGGATCCCAATCCACCCACCACCACCATGCCTAAAAACACGATGGAGAGCATTAGGTTGAAGTTCTCTGGGGAAATAAACCCCAAGACAAAAGCCATGAGCCCTCCTGCAACACCTGTGTAAAAGGCACTTATGGCAAAGGCAAGGGTCTTGTAATAGGTCAGATTCACGCCCATTGTCTGAGCAGCTATGTCACTGTCTCGAATTGCCACAAGGGCCCTTCCCACCCGGCTGTTCACCAGGTTGCGCGCCCCTACGGTCATCACCACCGTAATGCCCATGATCAGGTAGTAGAGCTCCGTATCAGAACTGAGCTCCAAACCCAGGATCTTCAGTTTGGGAATGTCCAAGCCCATGCGGCCGCCCAGGAAGGACCAGTGTCCCACAAACTGGGTCACAGCCATTCCAAAGCCCATGGTGGCTATGGTCAGATAAGGACCCTCCAGTCTCAGTGCTGGCAGTCCTACCAGGAATCCGAAACCGGCTGAGATGAAAGCCCCTGCAGGCAAAGCCACCAGGAAGGACACGCTGTA is part of the bacterium genome and harbors:
- a CDS encoding branched-chain amino acid ABC transporter permease, which codes for MDMKRDYYEDIRLFDSKVQVFWTIVLFFALGLFPLLGGHYYAYLFNLMAIHAIVALGLNILIGYTGQISLGHAGFFAIGAYSCAMLYKVYSVSFLVALPAGAFISAGFGFLVGLPALRLEGPYLTIATMGFGMAVTQFVGHWSFLGGRMGLDIPKLKILGLELSSDTELYYLIMGITVVMTVGARNLVNSRVGRALVAIRDSDIAAQTMGVNLTYYKTLAFAISAFYTGVAGGLMAFVLGFISPENFNLMLSIVFLGMVVVGGLGSIPGSIAGAMLLTYLQIRLSSVQDMWLVGPWIVEISERWFNVGGMANLQNIIIGLIMVLIVMFEPLGMYGFWIRTKRYWRTWPF
- a CDS encoding ABC transporter substrate-binding protein; this translates as MRRKMIMICGILLVVCWMVGLAGAAEKVRGVTDKAIKIGQWGPQTGPAAAWGAVARGTDLYFKLINDEGGIHGRKIEYYLRDDAYNPAKTKAIGKEFINQIGVFAVVGGVGTAPGMAVRDDLSENKVVWVSPSTGNKHWSRPFQKYIFAVYPLYVDEAYLLTQFAVEKMGKKKIAVFYQNDDYGKDGLEGVEKYMKEKGMELAAKVSVEVPDTDLSSHALKLKESGADTVIMYLLPKHAAIILGEAAKIGFAPQWISSSTLSDAPLMYEVTKGLWKGVIVASFGELPDSDHPLMVKYRQAWQKYAPKERWGTFYYAGIIWAEPLVEGLKRAGRNLTTEGLISALETLKEWKGIGPPLTYTSTDHLGAKSIKIAKVKDDGNLELLTDWITISK
- a CDS encoding branched-chain amino acid ABC transporter permease, which encodes MLSQLIVGGLAIGACYALIALAMVIIYKTSEVLNFAQGEMAMLSTFVAFNLLTEQAVPFGWAVVITLGFAMALGIAVEFLFLRPAKDPTVLGLIVITLGFEMILYGLAGWKWGPDQRALPFPISNIEVYQLGTVAVSKISVWIFFIALLIMGLLFVFFRYTKLGVAMKATQQNQMAARIMGIRTKRILSFTWALSSLIGTVAGILIASTYPLDVNMMMDPMMKAFAGAVMGGMTSLPGAVLGAEMVGIIENLFGGYVSLEFKSVVAFAIIVLVLCVRPSGLLARHYVKKV